The nucleotide sequence ACCATCAGGTTCATAACAAACAGACCCGCTGCGGTCAGGACCGCGAAACAGGCAACCGCAAAAGGCGTAAACCACTTAAGAAAGGCCGGCCAGTTTACAGGATGAACGGTAAACCAGGCTACATGAAGCAAAACACCCGCCCATAGAGCCACAGCAAGAAAATGAATACTGTGCGAAGCCATGCCCATCCAAAACGATAATGACGCAGCATGGCTTGCATAGCCAAGTGCAAAGATCATAAACAGCAGCAGCATGCCCTGAATGAATTTTGGACCATCCATATAAAGAACGAGCCATAAGACAATCGCAGCAGCCGCTGTGAGCATCCAGGATTGTCCAATCTGGAAATCCATCAGCACGGACTGCACGGTCTGGCTGATTCCTGCCGCTTGATAAAAGCTCAGGATCACCTTTAAAACAGGCAGAAATGTAAGCCCGATGATCAGAACAACAGACAGCAGCAAGAACCTCTTAGACACAACCATTTCAGGTTTTTTTGAGGCCGGTACAAGCTGCAGAACCACATGGCCAATTAAAAAGGAGAAAAGAATATAGGTTATTCCTTCTCCGATGGGTATCAGGATATTCACAGCTCTTTACCGTTTTTTTCTCATGAGAGAAATGATGAAAATAACGGCCAGAACGCCAATTGCCGCAAGGGCTATTGTCATAACCGGAGAGCCTTCCTCCGAAGCTTCTGCACTTCCGGTCTGTTCATCAGCCGGCTGTTCCTCTTGAGCTACTTCGGATTTCCCGCTGTCTTCAGGTTCTTCTTCCGTTTGCGGAGCTTCTTCTGCAGCCTCCTGCTGAACATTGAAAGCAAGCGTTCCTTCCATTTCATGTCCGTCTTCGCCGATAATTTTCCACTCAGCTGTGTAAGCTCCGTTTTCAAGCTCACTTTGAGGCGTGCCGATAAGCTTTTCCCCTTCTGCTTTGACCTCAACAGGCACCTCAGATCCATCTTTCACAAGCTTCATTGAACTTAGGGGTTCTATCTTTGTATCAAAGGTCAATTCGATTGTTTTCAATGGTTCTGTAACAGTTGAACCTTTTTCAGGAAGAGAAGAAGTCATATGTGTGTGCGCCATGACGGCATTAGGAAAAATCAGCAAAACGGCCATTGCCGCTATACTTATCCATTTTTTCATCTCGATCAATTCCTTTCACTTATATCATCCACTGTATCTTATCACGGTATACCGGCGGGACATCCGCCTAATTTCAACAGTTTTCTAAACTTCTGTCAGCACTGATTACATTGATAACGTGTTTTTTATGAGTTTGGATGCTTGTTTACACAAACAAAAAAACCCGGATATGTTTTACCTTCCGAGTTTTACTGAATGGACTTTCAGCTGATTTAAATCATTTTCTAAGAGAGTGCGGTTTTCTTCCCTTTCAATCTGATCACAAGCAAGAATCGCACGCTCCATATACTCGCTGTATCTAATGCCGTTTTCTTATGAAAAACATCCATTGTCTCAGCACTCATTCTCTAACCCCCGTGTTGCTGTGATTTTATTCTTTTTCTTTGAACATAGCGCAGCAGGATCATTCCTGCAAATAGTGCGCAGCCTGATGCTATAAAAGCCGGGCCAAAGCGGTTTAACAGGGCATTAACTGTTTCAGCCGAGTCTCCAAACTGGTTGCCGAGCCAAAAAAAAGCGAGAGCCCATATAAAAGCAGATCCGTATGCAAGCAGCGCAAATTTCCAGAACTTCACTTTGTTCATCCCCGCAAGAACGGGACCTAAATGACGCAGAAGCGGAAAAAAATAAGTGATTCCAAGCGTGTATTCTCCGTATCTTGAGAAACGAAGCTGAAATCGTTCAAACCGCCTCTTTGCCCTTTCTTTTCTGACAAGAATGGAAAGAGCAAGCCCGCCAAAACTTTTCCCAATTAAAAACCAGCATGTAAGGGCCGTCATAATGCCCAAATAAGATGTGAAAAAAGCAGGAACCGGATGCAGGATTCCGTGTGAAGATGCAAATCCCCCCATCATGATGATGACTTCGTTAGGAAGGGGAATAAAGAAGGTCCCCGCTGACAGCATGACGTAAAGGGCAACATATCCGTATTCCTCCATAAAAATAAGAAGCTCAGAACTCTCCATGTTTTTCACTGCCCTTTCGTTTAAGTGAGCCTGATTATTCTAAAGTAATGAAATTCCGAGTTCTGAATCCTACTCAGAAATCTCTGCCGCTTCATGGATTTCCCCTTGAAAAATCGCTTTGATTTTTTCGCGGTTCTTTTTAGAAACAAGAATATACAGCGTATCACCGGAGAAAATATTCGTTTCCCCCCGCGGCGTATGAAGTTTTTCATTCCTGATGACAGCTGTTATAAGCGCATCATTCGGAAGCTCAATGTCTTTGAGTTCTTTTCCTGAGACAGCAGCGCCTTCTCCGACTTCCAGTTCAACCATTTCATTGTTCGTCCTCCCGATTGAAATCAGCTCAAGCGAATGAGGCACGGAAATTTTCTTGCTTTCCGACAGTTTTAATTTGTTTGCAAGAGGCGTCAGGGTTGCCCCTTGAAGCAGTGCAGATGTCAGAACGACGAAAAAGACGACGTT is from Bacillus sp. FSL H8-0547 and encodes:
- a CDS encoding CopD family protein; this encodes MNILIPIGEGITYILFSFLIGHVVLQLVPASKKPEMVVSKRFLLLSVVLIIGLTFLPVLKVILSFYQAAGISQTVQSVLMDFQIGQSWMLTAAAAIVLWLVLYMDGPKFIQGMLLLFMIFALGYASHAASLSFWMGMASHSIHFLAVALWAGVLLHVAWFTVHPVNWPAFLKWFTPFAVACFAVLTAAGLFVMNLMVDLRDYVQAWPLSYGQVILLKHLAIIPLLVFAFLNGFIGRKAGERGTFAWVRAESLIVGTVFFLTGFLGTQAPPHDVNVTLRSEGAAPLFEWIKGFAIEPQVTLSLDFSIDGILLLFLAGLFLGMIGLSFMKKRNAYAAVVLALLFIVSAYLGLMSGVSVS
- a CDS encoding copper resistance CopC family protein, which encodes MKKWISIAAMAVLLIFPNAVMAHTHMTSSLPEKGSTVTEPLKTIELTFDTKIEPLSSMKLVKDGSEVPVEVKAEGEKLIGTPQSELENGAYTAEWKIIGEDGHEMEGTLAFNVQQEAAEEAPQTEEEPEDSGKSEVAQEEQPADEQTGSAEASEEGSPVMTIALAAIGVLAVIFIISLMRKKR
- a CDS encoding DedA family protein, which gives rise to MESSELLIFMEEYGYVALYVMLSAGTFFIPLPNEVIIMMGGFASSHGILHPVPAFFTSYLGIMTALTCWFLIGKSFGGLALSILVRKERAKRRFERFQLRFSRYGEYTLGITYFFPLLRHLGPVLAGMNKVKFWKFALLAYGSAFIWALAFFWLGNQFGDSAETVNALLNRFGPAFIASGCALFAGMILLRYVQRKRIKSQQHGG